Proteins co-encoded in one Zygotorulaspora mrakii chromosome 5, complete sequence genomic window:
- a CDS encoding uncharacterized protein (similar to Saccharomyces cerevisiae YBL086C; ancestral locus Anc_7.414) produces MQLLNSKSKNRKPKFLLKLRVNELINIPQSSGYCYIKWNLKEGTGTSSPVVDTNGETKSVMNQSHGLTPKVKVENHRARWNYEFERPLQVKLLVDRNRDLVSKFMVLEVIFEFMNEQHQRKEPRKSGLHSHAENHVVEAVSNNVYAQRTTGKLLLGVVSLNIAEYVREDEQPVTNRFLLKKSKVNSILNVTMQLSLVRGNYGDFNAVRSFTSGQLPGPFRNGFGDILDDSSDLGSSHSSAYQSSIGSPQGSRHIFGTDNNHPTGSNGKPSSNLGSSVTSPTMPTTTISTSMGPLVDSLYQKTFQLPWDPRPGEYTPRECVEDILQGGNGWAKNEQGICLIDLQALRLNELENDFFANDLDENLRTQERTQENIPIGTTNYDRIGKKEFLEKRQNWSHFSQSQRDKLRMGHEVLADDRNNSTEEIPVDKVRDARSWSVNNIMA; encoded by the coding sequence ATGCAGCTACTCAACTCTAAGAGTaaaaatagaaaaccaaaatttctaCTCAAGCTGCGTGTAAACGAGCTCATTAATATCCCGCAATCGTCAGGCTACTGCTATATCAAATGGAATCTAAAGGAGGGAACTGGCACTTCTAGCCCTGTAGTAGACACCAACGGTGAGACAAAATCTGTCATGAATCAAAGTCATGGCCTGACTCCAAAAGTTAAAGTTGAGAATCACAGAGCAAGATGGAATTATGAATTTGAGAGGCCCCTTCAGGTTAAATTACTTGTCGATCGGAATAGAGATTTGGTCTCAAAATTTATGGTTCTGGAGgttatttttgaatttatgAATGAACAACATCAGCGGAAAGAACCAAGAAAGAGTGGGCTCCATTCTCATGCTGAAAATCATGTTGTAGAAGCTGTGAGTAACAATGTTTATGCGCAAAGAACTACCGGCAAGTTATTGCTCGGTGTAGTGAGCCTGAACATAGCAGAGTACGTTAGAGAAGATGAACAACCGGTTACAAATAGATTTCTCttgaaaaagtcaaaagTAAACTCAATTCTGAATGTTACAATGCAACTGTCATTAGTGAGAGGAAATTATGGAGACTTTAATGCTGTGAGAAGCTTCACTTCAGGTCAATTGCCAGGGCCTTTTAGAAATGGATTTGGCGATATTCTAGATGATTCATCAGATCTTGGATCCTCACATTCGTCTGCATATCAAAGCTCTATAGGATCCCCACAAGGTAGTCGTCATATTTTCGGTACTGATAATAATCATCCGACTGGAAGTAACGGGAAACCATCTTCAAACCTCGGCAGTTCTGTGACCTCACCGACTATGCCAACAACCACTATCTCCACATCAATGGGTCCGCTTGTTGATAGTTTATATCAGAAGACATTTCAGTTACCGTGGGATCCAAGACCGGGTGAATACACCCCTCGAGAATGCGTTGAGGATATCTTGCAGGGCGGTAATGGTTGGGCGAAAAATGAGCAGGGAATATGTCTAATAGATTTACAAGCATTGAGACTAAACGAACTCGAGAACGATTTCTTCGCAAATGATCTTGACGAAAATCTGCGAACGCAGGAAAGGACACAAGAAAACATTCCGATAGGTACCACAAATTATGATAGGATTGGGAAGAAAGAGTTCTTGGAGAAAAGGCAAAATTGGAGTCATTTCTCGCAATCTCAAAGGGATAAGTTAAGAATGGGACATGAAGTCTTAGCAGATGATAGGAATAACAGCACTGAAGAAATTCCTGTAGATAAAGTTAGAGATGCAAGAAGTTGGTCGGTAAACAATATAATGGCGTGA